A single genomic interval of Melitaea cinxia chromosome 18, ilMelCinx1.1, whole genome shotgun sequence harbors:
- the LOC123662354 gene encoding esterase FE4-like: protein MWRAVVLFILANSIYCDEEEFKTVVLEEGIVKGDKYWDGDFYRFYGIPYASVPTGRDKFQAPLPPKPWDGVFEATDRSTVCQQCYYSSDYDVMVDGDEDCLLINLLVPLVASEDNLLPVVVYIHSGAFSGGGGNMAHFFYLARHDVITVSFNYRIGALGFACLGNKEIPGNAGLKDQLAALRWINKNIKRFGGDPNQVTLAGFSVGASMAELHSLSKASSGLFNKIILESGSVLSPFVINRNPIATAKNIALSLGYNGTDTLEGLTEFYLNATVKDLAEKSLNYYLKNSTFGFAPCIENEIEGIEPIITESPLELMKKGFNKDISVVTGFSNMEGISRTIKFGEWREEMNDDFAQFLPADLKFDSEKSKNDFIKEIKQFYFEGKEINANSLHGYVNYFSDSMFKYSIMRSAKIRAQLTKKPIYLYEFSYVGGLNIEHNYKDRLKGASHRDQTAYILDFFGYTNTYKDLDTRERMTMMWTDFAKYGNPTKYETSLITFPWLPYTNEEQNYLAINRKLELRKNLFEKEWKFWDKVYQKYYWNPSAPKIHDIKQ, encoded by the exons ATGTGGCGAGCTGTCGTATTATTTATACTTGCAAATAGTATTTATTGTGATGAGGAAGAATTTAAAACAGTCGTTTTGGAAGAGGGTATCGTGAAGGGTGATAAATATTGGGACGGTGATTTTTATCGATTCTATGGAATACCATACGCTTCTGTACCTACAGGACGGGACAAATTTCAG GCTCCCCTGCCTCCTAAACCTTGGGATGGAGTATTTGAAGCCACTGATAGGTCAACAGTATGTCAGCAATGCTATTATTCCAGTGACTATGATGTCATGGTTGATGGCGATGAAGATTGCCTTCTTATAAACTTACTCGTACCCCTGGTAGCTTCAGAAGACAATCTATTACCCGTAGTCGTTTACATACATAGCGGTGCATTCTCCGGTGGAGGAGGAAATATGGCccatttcttttatttagcCAGACACGATGTTATAACAGTTAGCTTTAATTATAGAATAGGCGCTTTAGGATTTGCTTGTCTCGGCAATAAAGAAATACCCGGGAACGCTGGTCTAAAAGACCAGCTAGCTGCTTTACGAtggataaacaaaaatatcaaacgtTTTGGTGGTGACCCTAATCAAGTTACGCTGGCTGGGTTTAGTGTAGGGGCGTCAATGGCTGAGCTACATTCTTTGTCGAAAGCATCTAGTggtttattcaataaaataattttagaaagtGGTTCTGTACTGTCACCTTTTGTGATAAATCGTAATCCTATAGCTACAGCTAAAAACATAGCCCTATCTCTTGGATACAATGGTACAGATACCTTGGAGGGGTTaacagaattttatttaaatgctacAGTCAAAGATTTGGcagaaaaaagtttaaattactaCTTGAAAAATAGTACTTTTGGTTTCGCTCCTTGCattgaaaatgaaattgaaGGAATAGAACCAATTATAACGGAATCACCTTTGGAGTTAatgaaaaaaggttttaataaagatatttcaGTTGTAACTGGCTTCTCAAACATGGAAGGTATTAGTAGAACTATTAAGTTTGGCGAATGGAGAGAAGAAATGAATGACGACTTTGCTCAATTCCTACCCGCGGACTTGAAGTTTGATAGCGAAAAATCTAAAAATGATTTCATTAAGGAAATCAAACAATTTTACTTCGAAGGTAAAGAGATAAATGCCAATTCTTTACATGGGTACGTAAATTACTTCTCTGATTCAATGTTCAAGTACAGTATTATGAGATCAGCTAAAATACGTgcacaattaacaaaaaaaccgaTATATCTTTACGAGTTTTCTTATGTTGGTGGTTTGAATATAGAACATAATTACAAGGACAGACTTAAAGGTGCAAGCCACAGAGATCAAACAGCCTATATTCTAGACTTTTTTGGATATACAAACACTTATAAAGATTTAGACACGAGGGAAAGAATGACTATGATGTGGACTGACTTTGCTAAGTACGG CAATCCAACTAAATATGAAACATCTCTCATAACCTTCCCATGGCTACCTTATACAAATGAAGAACAAAATTACTTAGCAATCAACAGAAAATTGGAGCTAAGAAAGAatctttttgaaaaagaatGGAAATTTTGGGACAAAGTATATCAGAAATATTACTGGAATCCATCTGCTCCGAAGATTCAcgatattaaacaataa
- the LOC123662445 gene encoding histone-lysine N-methyltransferase SETMAR-like has protein sequence MEKNEIRAVIKYLCLKKMSSKDIHSDLVETLGDSAPPYSTVARWAKEFKLGRTSTEDEHREGRPSTSLTEDNVKKVEDVVLADRRVTIRYEAEVTGISYGSVQRILANELHMKKVSARWVPRMLTDEQKKNRIDISRVNLQKFQADQENFLFRFVTMDKTWILHFDPETKQQSMTWKRASSPTPKKFKVSSSAEKVMVSVFWDAQGIIMVEYLEKGATITGSYYADQIRRLREAIKEKRRGKLRAGVLFHQDNAPAHKAAVAMAAIQETGFELLEHPPYSPDLAPSYFYLFPRLKERLRGKKFEDDSEVMAAVEAFWEGQKKRIFFKRNPGFRKKMD, from the coding sequence ATGGAGAAAAACGAAATTAGAGCTGTCATCAAGTACCTCTGTTTGAAAAAAATGTCTTCAAAAGACATACACAGTGACTTAGTGGAAACATTGGGGGACTCTGCTCCTCCATATTCTACAGTTGCACGCTGGGCCAAGGAGTTTAAACTGGGCAGAACATCCACTGAAGATGAACATCGCGAAGGACGCCCATCCACGTCCCTCACTGAAGACAACGTGAAAAAAGTCGAAGATGTTGTGTTGGCAGATCGAAGAGTGACCATCAGGTATGAAGCTGAGGTCACAGGGATCTCATATGGCAGCGTTCAAAGAATCCTTGCGAACGAGTTGCATATGAAAAAGGTCTCTGCGCGTTGGGTGCCCAGAATGTTAACCGACGAGCAAAAGAAAAATCGAATTGACATTTCGAGGGTCAATCTCCAAAAGTTCCAAGCAGATCAAGAAAATTTTTTGTTCCGTTTTGTGACTATGGACAAGACCTGGATCCTTCATTTTGATCCTGAAACGAAACAACAATCGATGACTTGGAAGCGAGCCTCCTCACCGACGCCAAAGAAATTCAAAGTTTCAAGTTCGGCGGAAAAGGTTATGGTATCTGTTTTTTGGGACGCTCAAGGCATAATTATGGTGGAATATTTGGAAAAGGGAGCCACTATTACGGGCTCTTACTACGCAGACCAAATAAGAAGATTACGGGAGGCTATTAAGGAAAAAAGACGCGGCAAACTGCGAGCTGGAGTGCTGTTTCACCAAGACAATGCACCGGCTCACAAAGCCGCAGTTGCGATGGCTGCCATTCAAGAAACGGGATTCGAACTGCTCGAACACCCTCCCTATTCACCAGATCTAGCTCCTAGTTATTTCTACCTCTTTCCTCGGCTCAAGGAACGCCTCCGAGGCAAGAAATTCGAAGACGATAGCGAAGTAATGGCCGCTGTTGAAGCGTTTTGGGAGggtcaaaaaaaaagaatttttttcaaaCGGAATCCTGGGTTTAGAAAAAAGATGGACTAA